The following coding sequences lie in one Hippopotamus amphibius kiboko isolate mHipAmp2 chromosome 7, mHipAmp2.hap2, whole genome shotgun sequence genomic window:
- the SLC25A17 gene encoding peroxisomal membrane protein PMP34 isoform X3, which yields MASVLSYESLVHAVAGAVGSMTAMTVFFPLDTARLRLQVDEKRKSKTTHMVLLEIIKEEGLLAPYRGWFPVISSLCCSNFVYFYTFNSLKAVWVKGQHSTTGKDLVVGFVAGVVNVLLTTPLWVVNTRLKLQGAKFRNEDIVPTNYSGIIDAFHQIFRDEGILALWNGTFPSLLLVFNPAIQFMFYEGLKRQLLKKRMKLSSLDVFIIGAIAKAIATTVTYPLQTIQSILRFGRHRLNPENRTLGSLRNVLYLLHQRVS from the exons ATGGCTTCCGTGCTGTCCTACGAAAGCCTGGTCCACGCCGTGGCGGGAGCCGTG GGAAGCATGACAGCAATGACAGTATTTTTTCCCTTGGATACAGCTCGACTTCGACTTCAAG TTGATGAGAAAAGAAAGTCCAAAACGACACACATGGTGCTCCTGGAGATCATTAAAGAAGAAGGCCT CCTGGCACCATATCGAGGGTGGTTTCCAGTTATCTCCAGTCTCTGCTGCtccaattttgtttatttctacacTTTTAATAGTCTCAAAGCAGTCTGGGTCAAAGGTCAACATTCTACTACTGGAAAAGATCTAGTAGTTGGATTTGTTGCAG GAGTGGTAAACGTGCTGCTAACAACTCCACTCTGGGTGGTAAACACCAGACTGAAGCTGCAGGGGGCAAAATTTAGGAATGAAGACATTGTACCAACCAACTACAGTGGTATTATTG ATGCTTTTCACCAGATCTTTCGTGACGAAGGAATCCTGGCTTTATGGAATGGCACGTTTCCCTCCTTATTGTTGGTCTTCAATCCCGCCATCCAGTTCATGTTCTATGAAGGTTTAAAACGGCAGCTTTTAAAGAAACGGATGAAG ctttcttctttggATGTGTTCATAATTGGtgcaatagccaaagcaattgcCACCACAGTCACCTACCCTCTGCAGACAATACAGTCGATCCTGAGG ttcgGACGTCACAGACTGAACCCAGAAAACAGAACACTAGGGAGTCTTCGGAACGTTCTCTATCTTCTTCACCAACGAGTAAG
- the SLC25A17 gene encoding peroxisomal membrane protein PMP34 isoform X2, whose product MASVLSYESLVHAVAGAVGSMTAMTVFFPLDTARLRLQVDEKRKSKTTHMVLLEIIKEEGLLAPYRGWFPVISSLCCSNFVYFYTFNSLKAVWVKGQHSTTGKDLVVGFVAGVVNVLLTTPLWVVNTRLKLQGAKFRNEDIVPTNYSGIIDAFHQIFRDEGILALWNGTFPSLLLVFNPAIQFMFYEGLKRQLLKKRMKLSSLDVFIIGAIAKAIATTVTYPLQTIQSILRFGRHRLNPENRTLGSLRNVLYLLHQRVRLLSTGPYRLFGGANGGLWDGSC is encoded by the exons ATGGCTTCCGTGCTGTCCTACGAAAGCCTGGTCCACGCCGTGGCGGGAGCCGTG GGAAGCATGACAGCAATGACAGTATTTTTTCCCTTGGATACAGCTCGACTTCGACTTCAAG TTGATGAGAAAAGAAAGTCCAAAACGACACACATGGTGCTCCTGGAGATCATTAAAGAAGAAGGCCT CCTGGCACCATATCGAGGGTGGTTTCCAGTTATCTCCAGTCTCTGCTGCtccaattttgtttatttctacacTTTTAATAGTCTCAAAGCAGTCTGGGTCAAAGGTCAACATTCTACTACTGGAAAAGATCTAGTAGTTGGATTTGTTGCAG GAGTGGTAAACGTGCTGCTAACAACTCCACTCTGGGTGGTAAACACCAGACTGAAGCTGCAGGGGGCAAAATTTAGGAATGAAGACATTGTACCAACCAACTACAGTGGTATTATTG ATGCTTTTCACCAGATCTTTCGTGACGAAGGAATCCTGGCTTTATGGAATGGCACGTTTCCCTCCTTATTGTTGGTCTTCAATCCCGCCATCCAGTTCATGTTCTATGAAGGTTTAAAACGGCAGCTTTTAAAGAAACGGATGAAG ctttcttctttggATGTGTTCATAATTGGtgcaatagccaaagcaattgcCACCACAGTCACCTACCCTCTGCAGACAATACAGTCGATCCTGAGG ttcgGACGTCACAGACTGAACCCAGAAAACAGAACACTAGGGAGTCTTCGGAACGTTCTCTATCTTCTTCACCAACGAGTAAG